One window of the Chryseobacterium camelliae genome contains the following:
- the gcvH gene encoding glycine cleavage system protein GcvH, translating into MNTPSELKYTKDHEWIKIEGNVATIGITDFAQGELGDIVYVDVDTVDDDLEGGAVFGSVEAVKTVSDLFLPVAGKVIEFNAELEDQPELLNSDPYGKGWIIKVELADGADQSELLSAEEYQEVIG; encoded by the coding sequence ATGAACACACCATCAGAATTAAAGTACACCAAAGATCACGAATGGATCAAAATTGAAGGTAACGTAGCGACCATCGGTATTACAGACTTCGCTCAGGGAGAGCTGGGAGATATCGTATATGTGGACGTGGATACTGTAGATGACGATCTTGAAGGAGGTGCGGTTTTCGGAAGTGTAGAAGCGGTAAAAACAGTTTCAGACCTATTCTTGCCGGTAGCGGGGAAAGTGATTGAATTCAATGCAGAGCTGGAAGATCAGCCGGAGCTTCTGAATTCAGATCCGTATGGAAAAGGATGGATCATCAAAGTGGAATTAGCTGATGGTGCAGATCAGTCCGAATTGCTTTCTGCTGAAGAATACCAGGAAGTCATTGGATAA
- a CDS encoding VanZ family protein yields MLLKPGEENHEYWFMFNGIDKVLHLSIFAALGFCLIAAFPKIRFSYFIQIILIYAFLTEILQEEMGLGRSMETLDVVADAIGCLIGYTAYKVLIRRFF; encoded by the coding sequence ATGCTCCTCAAGCCGGGAGAAGAAAACCATGAATACTGGTTTATGTTCAACGGCATCGACAAGGTACTGCACCTGAGTATCTTTGCTGCATTGGGCTTTTGTTTGATAGCAGCCTTTCCCAAAATCAGATTCTCATACTTCATTCAGATCATTCTTATCTATGCTTTCCTCACCGAAATCCTCCAGGAAGAGATGGGGCTCGGCAGATCCATGGAAACATTGGATGTAGTGGCAGACGCCATCGGTTGCCTGATCGGATATACGGCTTATAAAGTCCTGATCAGACGTTTCTTCTAA